A genomic window from Nitrospirota bacterium includes:
- the tatC gene encoding twin-arginine translocase subunit TatC: MSTVLPPLASHLASIKRRLLIVAGTVSASFVLTFAYAAELIDWFKRPFTDDLIFYGPTEALFASIKISFLAGIVISLPMILYQSWKFIEPALLPREQRWAIPLFCLGAGFFALGLAFCNFVILPLVIQFFISFGMDRELTPQLAVGTYVDFNVKFLLIFGFAFELPLALTLLSRIGVIAPEQLVHYRRHAIMIALILSAVVTPDATLFTMLLMAVPLMVLYEIGILGARLFGRRAPTRASNVPEGPDAPVIPTGTAGHRVR, translated from the coding sequence ATGTCAACCGTTCTTCCCCCGCTGGCGAGCCACCTGGCTTCGATCAAGCGGCGCCTCCTGATCGTCGCCGGCACGGTTTCGGCTTCTTTCGTCCTCACCTTCGCCTACGCGGCGGAGCTGATCGACTGGTTCAAGCGCCCCTTCACCGACGATCTGATCTTCTACGGGCCCACCGAGGCCCTCTTCGCCTCGATCAAGATCTCTTTCCTGGCCGGGATCGTGATCAGCCTGCCCATGATCCTCTACCAGAGCTGGAAATTCATCGAGCCCGCGCTCCTGCCGCGCGAGCAACGGTGGGCGATTCCGCTCTTCTGTCTGGGAGCGGGATTTTTCGCGCTCGGACTGGCCTTCTGCAACTTCGTCATCCTGCCCCTGGTCATCCAGTTTTTCATCAGCTTCGGCATGGACCGGGAGCTGACCCCCCAACTGGCCGTGGGCACCTACGTGGATTTCAACGTCAAGTTTCTGCTCATTTTCGGGTTTGCCTTTGAGCTGCCGCTCGCGCTCACGTTGCTCTCGCGGATCGGCGTGATTGCGCCGGAGCAGCTCGTGCACTACCGCCGACACGCGATCATGATCGCGCTGATCCTCTCGGCGGTCGTGACGCCGGACGCGACGTTGTTTACCATGCTGCTGATGGCGGTCCCCCTGATGGTCCTCTACGAGATCGGGATTCTGGGGGCGAGGCTGTTCGGACGACGGGCGCCGACCAGGGCGTCGAACGTGCCGGAAGGCCCGGATGCGCCGGTTATCCCGACCGGAACGGCCGGCCATCGAGTGAGGTGA
- a CDS encoding peptidylprolyl isomerase: protein MAQASEATQATIRVTIKGEPIGEIVLRFFPDVAPGHVDNFIKLAREKFYDGTTFHRVIPGFMIQGGDPNSKSQDRSTHGMGGPGYRVKAEFNSRPHKRGVLSMARANDPDSAGSQFFICVADSNFLDWKYTVFGEVVSGMDVVDKVVGVKRDGRDNPLERVEMTVAVAGG, encoded by the coding sequence ATGGCCCAGGCGAGCGAGGCGACTCAGGCGACGATCCGCGTGACGATCAAGGGGGAGCCGATCGGCGAGATCGTGCTGCGATTCTTCCCTGACGTGGCTCCCGGCCACGTGGACAATTTCATCAAGCTGGCCAGGGAAAAATTTTACGACGGGACGACCTTCCACCGGGTCATCCCCGGGTTCATGATCCAGGGGGGCGATCCCAACAGCAAGAGCCAGGACCGGTCCACCCACGGGATGGGAGGGCCTGGCTACCGGGTCAAAGCGGAATTCAACAGCCGCCCCCACAAGCGAGGAGTCCTGTCCATGGCGCGGGCCAATGATCCCGACAGCGCCGGCTCGCAGTTTTTCATCTGTGTGGCGGACTCCAATTTCCTGGACTGGAAGTACACCGTTTTCGGAGAGGTGGTGAGCGGGATGGACGTCGTGGACAAGGTCGTCGGCGTCAAACGGGACGGCCGGGACAACCCCCTGGAACGAGTGGAAATGACCGTCGCAGTGGCGGGGGGGTGA